ATCTAAAGCCACAGTGTGTTTCCGTGTGTGGCGGAACATTGGCAGCATTTGGAAGAAATTGCCAATGCGATCCTTCGGGGAATGTGCGAGTGATCTCCTTGCGCACTGCCAACCGTTGCTGGTTGTCCAATGCCCAGATACCAGCACGACCCACACTAATAGCCTTAAAAGTAACGCCCGGTGGGGCCTCCACCTGTTGCCAAGCGTCGCCACATGGATTGAGCTTATTGACGCCAAAGCGATAGAAGATCATGCCATTCCTGGCAACCGCCCACACTTGTCCTGTTGGCGACACGCTAATGCCAATCAGCGGCTGATCGCTAACAATGTGCTCCCAGCTATCTCCGCGTGGGTTCAATGTGGTAACGCCATGTCGAATTAAAACATCGCCATTCGAGGCAATGGCCCAAGCTGCCACGGGCATATCCTCTACATTAAGCGCGCTGTCTACATCGTCGTCCAACACCTGTAAGGCAGCATCAAGTATCTTGGAATGGCTGAGCTCTTGCCAAGGTCCGCTGCTGCTAAGCCTGCACTTTTTCATccaacgtcgtcgtcgcacaCAATCCGTCAGCTTCTTGTGCGCATGGTAGTTAGCCGGAAAGTCGATGGCATATTGCCAACCTTCCTTATCAGCGCCACCAGGAATGTTATAGTCAATGGCCCAGTCGGAGATCCATTCGCAGTGCGTGGACAGCAGCTTGGTGTGCTCCTTGCTACGCTTTTGTCGTCCAGTGGCATCGCTCCACATATGTCTATCGGTGGGCAAGCTCTTGGCAGTGAAGCCACTAATAGGATTCCAGCGTTGATTCTCATACACATAATAAGTGTGTGTATCGATCATGGTATTAATTTTGCCCGATCCCTCAAGTCCTTTGAGAAACATGCCGCCCCAGCCGCCATTATACGCCCAAGCTGTATTATCGCAAGCAATGCCCCAGACAACATCGACGCCACTGTTGTAGACACGCTTAACATGGCCACCCATTTGTCGCCAGTGCATCTGCTGCATCGACACAATCAGCGAGGGCGAACGATACACGACATTGAAGAGCTTAACGCGTCCACTGACATAAAGACAAGTGACGGCGGCGGGATCAGTGCGATATTTGTAGTCGGCGTAGAGCGCATTGTTGACTACTATCTGATACTGATTCTGAAGAGCTCTGCAAAACGATTTTTAAGTactgataaatttaaaaataatctttgATGACTCACCTAATTTTAACAGTGAAACTAGCGCCAGGTGCAAATACCATGCGATCGTTCCGTATTTCATCGAGCCACTCCGAGTCAACCATGGAATTGAGTACTGTTGTGCGCTCATTGAAACGTGGATTCAAATGCATGGCAATCACACGATACTTCTCCACACGATGAGGCAATGCCTTGATATTCGAATGGCACTGCAAATCGAAGCGTATTTGATCGGCATCATCGTACACACAGCCAGTGATTTCCAGTTCGCTGCCACAAGGCATGCTAGAAAAGAATTCAGGGATTAATAGACTTATGGTTTACACTTTAGATTGCCTACCCATTGTAGAGCGTGTTGTAGTAGGGCGTCTCGCAGGTGGACAGATCCATGCGTTCCACGTAGTGACAGTTTCCACTATCGGTTTTCTCCAGTTGCTGCGCCTTCATGTTGGCCGCATCAAAGACAAACACATCACCCAGATCGCTGGTCAGCCAGATGGCATTGCTCGCCGGCTTGCCCATTAGCATATTGATTTGGCTGCACACCGACGACAAGTGCGATAACCAATCCTCCATTTCGGCATCGCCGGCAAACTGCAGCTTGACGGGACTGAAATTGATAGGCAGATGCACTGCGTGTATGGCCAGACGTGGCGCGCCCGGTTCACTGCAGCACTGCACACACGTAATATCCGAGAGCGTGAACTGTATCTTGGTGGCAGCTCCATCAGGGCTGAGCACCGTGAAGGTACCGGAATCGCTGTCGGTGGTGCTGTCGCTTCCCGTGCCTGTACCGCTTACCCACTCCAGCTCAACGATGCAGTCGTCGTAGTCACCAGCTGGATGCTGATAGCGAGCATCAGCTGATTTCACCCAAGAGGTGAGCTCCACGGCCTTCTCGAAGTGCGTTACCTGCTGCAACTTGGCCAGACTGAGTTGGCGTTGCTTGAGCTTGTCGAGTATATCGTTGCGCCACATGGGATTCGCCTCGGCTTTGCCGTCGTTCGCCAAGTGGTCGTTGAACCAATTGGGTATGTTGTTGACATCAACGGTGACGGCGCCCGTTGCAATGCAGCTCCACATTACCGCACACTCGGTCCAAAACTGTGAGCCATTGTGGTCGTCATCTTCGCCTAGGAAGGCATCAGATCCATGCGTGGATTCCGACTCAAATACAGCCAAATCGCTTTCCGGATGCGCCTCCGTGCCCACAACAGAGCCAACGCTGCGCACTGGAGACCAGGCGCGTGGATTCTTCAGCTGTGTCTCGAACTTGCCGGTGATCTCGGCAATGTCTGCAGCAGGTGCACTGGAGGCATGCGAGGAGGTTTCTCGCAAGGCTGTGGCACGATGTTTCTGCCGCTCATTCAAATTAAGACTGCCAATTGTGGGCGGCGAGTCAGCGTTGAGCTTCCAACGCTCATTCTTCAAGCGATTATTGAGACCATTGCTGAGGGATGcattgctgtggttgctgacGGTTTCAATGACAGCACACGTCTCCACCACGCCCTTCTCTTTTTCCTTCGAATACAGATTGGAGAAGCTTTGATGTTTGGAACCGGGCGTGGAGCTGCTGCCTCCACTCTTACGTGACACAATGGACAAGGAACTGGAGGACCGACTTATTTGCATTGAACACTGTATCTTCAGCCACTTCTTGCCGGTGGGATCCGCTGCACTGACGCCAGATCGATAGTAAATGGCGCGATCAGCTGCGCCAATAGCAAACACCTGTTGAAAGAGTGGAAGATTAAATGGAGCACAGCAAAAGGTACACTGCCATTACCTGATCATTAGGAGCCACCGAGATCATTGATAGATTGCCTACCATTTCCACCCAGCCTCTGCCTATGGCGGCATCCTCACTTATGCCTGCCGCATCGCCTTTGATGCCACGTCGAAACCACGCATGATTATCGTTTGTAATGCACCACACGGCATCGGTGCCCACCGAGATCTGAACAATACGCAGTCCACGCGGCGTATCCGATTGCGAACTTGTAGCAACTGGTGATTTGACATCTAGCCATGCCTCGCCCGACAGGTTGTCCCGAGTTATCCCCGTGCGCACAATAACGCGACCATTGTAGAGCACAGCCCAAACCAGGCCAGTGGGACCTACGCTAATTTGGGCGAGCTCGCTTCCAGTGGGAGTATTGATGGCAGTCCAGCGCAGACCTTCGGGAGCAAACTGTGTGACACCAGTGCGAAACATGGCACGACCATGAGCCGTTATGGCCCATACGCAAAGAGTGCCAACTCGAGCATTGGGTACGTGGGTGCCTCCGATGGCTACATCGATGAAGGGCTCCTGTGTAGGATCCTTGTGCAATGGAGCGACGGCACA
This is a stretch of genomic DNA from Drosophila albomicans strain 15112-1751.03 chromosome 3, ASM965048v2, whole genome shotgun sequence. It encodes these proteins:
- the LOC117567737 gene encoding tectonin beta-propeller repeat-containing protein — protein: MPSSLLFATSSEGRVHTLSTSSSGWREFPYLGLEFKKISAVPNYMWAIGGDRQVYVHVHGLDVPIRVKEESYENERWLPIEGFSKTLLPTDRYRYSNVDGSVERSVDKIRLPSMAWQWDGDWHLDLELDGQQLAEDGWMYALDFPASYSAKKSWNSYVRRRKWIRFRRYAALNSWCAVAPLHKDPTQEPFIDVAIGGTHVPNARVGTLCVWAITAHGRAMFRTGVTQFAPEGLRWTAINTPTGSELAQISVGPTGLVWAVLYNGRVIVRTGITRDNLSGEAWLDVKSPVATSSQSDTPRGLRIVQISVGTDAVWCITNDNHAWFRRGIKGDAAGISEDAAIGRGWVEMVGNLSMISVAPNDQVFAIGAADRAIYYRSGVSAADPTGKKWLKIQCSMQISRSSSSLSIVSRKSGGSSSTPGSKHQSFSNLYSKEKEKGVVETCAVIETVSNHSNASLSNGLNNRLKNERWKLNADSPPTIGSLNLNERQKHRATALRETSSHASSAPAADIAEITGKFETQLKNPRAWSPVRSVGSVVGTEAHPESDLAVFESESTHGSDAFLGEDDDHNGSQFWTECAVMWSCIATGAVTVDVNNIPNWFNDHLANDGKAEANPMWRNDILDKLKQRQLSLAKLQQVTHFEKAVELTSWVKSADARYQHPAGDYDDCIVELEWVSGTGTGSDSTTDSDSGTFTVLSPDGAATKIQFTLSDITCVQCCSEPGAPRLAIHAVHLPINFSPVKLQFAGDAEMEDWLSHLSSVCSQINMLMGKPASNAIWLTSDLGDVFVFDAANMKAQQLEKTDSGNCHYVERMDLSTCETPYYNTLYNGMPCGSELEITGCVYDDADQIRFDLQCHSNIKALPHRVEKYRVIAMHLNPRFNERTTVLNSMVDSEWLDEIRNDRMVFAPGASFTVKIRALQNQYQIVVNNALYADYKYRTDPAAVTCLYVSGRVKLFNVVYRSPSLIVSMQQMHWRQMGGHVKRVYNSGVDVVWGIACDNTAWAYNGGWGGMFLKGLEGSGKINTMIDTHTYYVYENQRWNPISGFTAKSLPTDRHMWSDATGRQKRSKEHTKLLSTHCEWISDWAIDYNIPGGADKEGWQYAIDFPANYHAHKKLTDCVRRRRWMKKCRLSSSGPWQELSHSKILDAALQVLDDDVDSALNVEDMPVAAWAIASNGDVLIRHGVTTLNPRGDSWEHIVSDQPLIGISVSPTGQVWAVARNGMIFYRFGVNKLNPCGDAWQQVEAPPGVTFKAISVGRAGIWALDNQQRLAVRKEITRTFPEGSHWQFLPNAANVPPHTETHCGFRSVSVGKEVWAISLNGVVCRRCGITKENPAGAGWNLGIAGQWQHVSVEGYM